CGAAATAATCAGCCTTTGCCGCCGTTCTTGTATATCTTGGATCGATTACTATTAGCTTAGCGCCCTTTTCTTTTGCTTTTAAAAAGTGTCTAAAACCAACTGGGTGATTTACCGCTGGGTTTGATCCGATTATAAAAATAGACTTTGCGTTTTGGATATCTCCAAGGTGATTTGTCATAGCTCCATAACCCCAAGTATTCGCCACACCGGCGACTGTAGAGCTGTGTCAAAGACGCGCTTGATGATCTAGGTTGTTCGTCCCAAACATCGCAACGAATTTGCTTATATAATAGCTTTGCTCGTTGCAGTCTTTTGCTGATCCTAAAAACATTACTTGCTCTGGATTTTTCTCGCGGTAAGCTTTTAGTTTTGCACCGATCTCGTCAAGTGCTTGCGTCATAGAGATGCGTTGCCACTTACCACCAACTTTTTTCATCGGATATTTTACACGGCAGTGTGAGCGCACCATATCGATAACGTCTGCTCCTTTACAGCAGTGACCACCAGCACTTACTGGGTGATCTTGTGCTACTTCTTGACGCACCCAAACTCCATTTTCTACCTCAGCTAACACTCCACATCCTACAGAGCAAACTGAACAAACAGTTTTTACTATTTTTGAGTCTGGAAATGGGTTTGCCATCTCTTGAGCTGTTGCTTCTCTTGTGACATTGCTTGCTGCAAAGCCGGCCGCTCCACTAGCACCCGCTAATGCAGCCATTTTTAAAAACGATCTACGGCCAATGTTGTTTGGCGTAGCGTTTAATATAGCTTCAGACATTTTCATCCTTTCTTGAATTTCTATCAAATTTTATTTTGCTTGTTTGTAGTAAAGTTCCCAGTTTTTGCTTCTTTTGTAAAGCACTTCGGTCTTTTTACTCTTTCCTGATTTTAAATTTTCATCAGCATTTGCTGCTACAGCACCGCTTGCTGCTACAGCGCCAACTAGACCGACTTTTTTTAGAAATTCGCGTCTATTTTGCATATGTACCCTCCGTTCTTAGTTTTCTTATCCTGTTCTTTTCTCTTCTTATGCTTTCAGATCTTGAAAGACCATCGCTCTTTTTGTGGTCTATCTTGACTGGTTTTGGTGAGTTTAGTGCCACGCGCTCAAACGCGATAAATTCGTTTAGCAAAACGGCTACATCCTTGTAAATTTCACTATTTTTATGCTCATATAAATTCTCTATAAACTCATCAATGTTTGGATTTATAATATTTTTAAAAAGCTCCTCTTCGCACTCGTCAAATTTGCCGATAAACTCGTTCATAAGCGTAAAGACAAAGCCTACGTTATCTTCATTCTCTTTAAATTTACTCTCATCTCTTCTGATGTTTGTCTTAGCTAAAATTTTACGCACATTAGCGCAAGCATGACCCACTTCATATCCCTCATCGTAAAAAGAGAGCGAGTTTCGAAGCGGACTTGGCGGAGTGTGAAAAATGTCATCAAATTCGGTGATCAAATTCTCTGGATTTTTTTCATTAAATTTACTTTTTATATTAGTAGCAGCTTGCGAGACTTCATCGTTTAGGCTATATTCTTTGATAAGATCAAGCATTTTACTAAGGCCATCAAATCTCTTTTCATCTTCACTAAATACGAAGAATTTAGAGAAAGTAGCGTAGTAAAGTTTTCTGCCAGCTGCAAATTCCTCTTTTGTGCTCACCTTTTTCCTTAAATAGTTTTTTAACGACACTGAAACTATACAATTAATTGCCTTATTAATGTGGCTTAAAATAAAATAAATTAGAAAAGTTAAAAAAAGCTTAAATATGCCTTGATTGCATATTTAAAAAGACCATTTTTTGGGAGTTATATAAGATATGATTTTTTAGCATGATTATTAAAATTTAGCTCTTTTTTTGATATCCATTTTTATTTTTGGGCTAAATTTAAAAATTGGGAGTAAATTTTACTCTAAAGCAACCATCGAGCCATCTTCAAATTTTAAAAATACTCGCTCGCCGATCTTTGTAATTTCATCATCGTGGCTAAAAATTTTGATCAAAAAGTCGCCAACTTTGACCTTTAATAGCTTTTCGTTGCCCATGTAAAGCGAGGCCGAGTGCAAATATCCTGAAATTTGACCCGCACTGCTGGTTTTAGAAATTTTTATCTTGCTTGGGTTGATCGTGATCTTGCTTTTACCTTTAAAATTTGAAGGTAAATTTAGCTTCGCATTATCGCCAAAGCTTAGCACGCTATCCTCTATCTCAAAGATATTTTTGTATTCAAACTCGCAGACTTTGCCTTTGTGCAAAAACACGCACTCGTTTGCTAGCATACTAAGCCACTTTTCGTCGTGACTTGCGATGACAAAGCCGCAGCCATATTTCTCGTGCATCAAATTTATAGCCTTGCTAAAGAGCTTTGAAGTGGCGATATCAACGCTATTTGTCGGCTCATCAAGCAGATAAAATGGCGCTCTTAAAGAAAGTGCCAAAGCAAATGCGATGCGCTGCGTCTGCCCTGAGCTTAGCTCAAAGTGGCGCTTATCTAAAAATTTCTCATCAAGTCCCACAAGTGCCAGAGCCTCGCTAGTTCGCTCCTCAAATTCGCTTAGTAAATTTCTACTTTTTAAGATGGCTTTGAAATTTTCTCTCACACTTCTTTTTAAAAGGGCTGGCTCAGGCAGTAAAACTGAAATTTTACGCAACATTTCAAGGCTTGGTTTATTTTCACCCCAGAGTGAAATTTCGCCGCTATTTGGGCTTTGCAAGCGTGAGAGCACTCGTATGAGCGTGCTTTTGCCGCTGCCATTGCTGCCCATTAGAGCGGTTATCTTTTTAGTATTTATATCAAGGCTTGGGATATTTAGGATCTCGCTTTTGCCGTAGTTTAGGTGTAAATTTCTTATCTTTATCAAAATTTGCTCCTATTTGTCTAGTTTTCTTAGCGCAAAGATCGCTAAATTTACTAAAAATGCGATAAATATCAAAACCATCGCAAGTGCTATACCCATGGCAAATTCGCCCTTATTTGTTTCAAGCGAAACGGCTGTGGTGATTGTTCTGGTAAAGTACTTGATGTTGCCGCCTATCATCATCGCAACGCCCACTTCAGCGACGATCCTGCCGTAAGCAGTGGCGATGACGACCATGAGGGCGTAGCGTAGCTCATAAAGCACGCAAAAAACTAGCTTTGCCGGCGCGAGGCGTAAATTTAGGATAGTTAGATAGTGCTTTTTCTCCATATTTTCAACCACACTTGCAGTAAGCGAGATGATGATAGGAAGGGCAAGCACAAACTGGCCTAACATGACCGCTTTTAGCGTAAAGAGTAAATTTAAGCTACCAAGCGGGCCATTTCTCGTGATGAATGCGTATAAAATAAGACCAATGGCAACCGTTGGCATGGCTAGAGCCGTGTCACTTAGAAGGCGTAAAATTTTGCGACCTTTAAAGTCATAAAAGCCAAGTATAAAACCAAGCGGAAAGCCTACAATAACAGCAAAAAGTATCGACACGCTTGATGTGTAAAGGGTAGCCTTGATGGCTGAATATGTTTCAAGATTGCCGTTTAAAAGTAGATTAAAGGCTTCTGCAAAGCCGTGAAGTAAAAAATCCAAATATTATTCCTAATTTTTTATTCATATTATTTTAATATGCTATAATACCACATTTTCTAAAAAGGAGAAAAATGAAAAAGATTATTTTAGGCTCACTAGCAGCCGCAGTTTTGGCGTTTGGCGCTGACAATGAACTAATCATGGCGACTACAACAAGTACAGATAACACTGGCTTGCTTGACGCGATCTACCCAGTTTATAAGGCAAAAACAGGTGTTGATATAAAATGGACAGCTGTTGGTACAGGCGCAGCTCTAAAGCTTGGCGAAGACTGCAACGCTGACGTACTTTTCGTTCACTCACCAAAAGTTGAGAAAGAATTTGTAGAAAAAGGCTTTGGCTTAAAGAGAAATGCCGTAATGTACAATGATTTCGTCGTTATTGCTGATAAATCAATCGCTGATAAATTTAAAGGTAAAGATATCAAACAAAGTTTTGAGCTTATCAAAAAAGATGGTATCAAATTCTTCTCACGTGGCGACAAATCAGGCACAGATAATAAAGAAAAAGGCATCTGGAAAAAGATCGCTGGCGAAGTCCCTGAAAAAGATAGCTGGTATATGCAAACAGGTCAAGGCATGCTAGCTACG
This genomic stretch from Campylobacter concisus harbors:
- a CDS encoding twin-arginine translocation signal domain-containing protein, with the translated sequence MQNRREFLKKVGLVGAVAASGAVAANADENLKSGKSKKTEVLYKRSKNWELYYKQAK
- a CDS encoding TorD/DmsD family molecular chaperone; this translates as MSTKEEFAAGRKLYYATFSKFFVFSEDEKRFDGLSKMLDLIKEYSLNDEVSQAATNIKSKFNEKNPENLITEFDDIFHTPPSPLRNSLSFYDEGYEVGHACANVRKILAKTNIRRDESKFKENEDNVGFVFTLMNEFIGKFDECEEELFKNIINPNIDEFIENLYEHKNSEIYKDVAVLLNEFIAFERVALNSPKPVKIDHKKSDGLSRSESIRREKNRIRKLRTEGTYAK
- the tupC gene encoding tungstate ABC transporter ATP-binding protein TupC encodes the protein MIKIRNLHLNYGKSEILNIPSLDINTKKITALMGSNGSGKSTLIRVLSRLQSPNSGEISLWGENKPSLEMLRKISVLLPEPALLKRSVRENFKAILKSRNLLSEFEERTSEALALVGLDEKFLDKRHFELSSGQTQRIAFALALSLRAPFYLLDEPTNSVDIATSKLFSKAINLMHEKYGCGFVIASHDEKWLSMLANECVFLHKGKVCEFEYKNIFEIEDSVLSFGDNAKLNLPSNFKGKSKITINPSKIKISKTSSAGQISGYLHSASLYMGNEKLLKVKVGDFLIKIFSHDDEITKIGERVFLKFEDGSMVALE
- the tupB gene encoding tungstate ABC transporter permease TupB, with translation MDFLLHGFAEAFNLLLNGNLETYSAIKATLYTSSVSILFAVIVGFPLGFILGFYDFKGRKILRLLSDTALAMPTVAIGLILYAFITRNGPLGSLNLLFTLKAVMLGQFVLALPIIISLTASVVENMEKKHYLTILNLRLAPAKLVFCVLYELRYALMVVIATAYGRIVAEVGVAMMIGGNIKYFTRTITTAVSLETNKGEFAMGIALAMVLIFIAFLVNLAIFALRKLDK
- the tupA gene encoding tungstate ABC transporter substrate-binding protein TupA; the encoded protein is MKKIILGSLAAAVLAFGADNELIMATTTSTDNTGLLDAIYPVYKAKTGVDIKWTAVGTGAALKLGEDCNADVLFVHSPKVEKEFVEKGFGLKRNAVMYNDFVVIADKSIADKFKGKDIKQSFELIKKDGIKFFSRGDKSGTDNKEKGIWKKIAGEVPEKDSWYMQTGQGMLATINAAAEQKGVTFTDRGTYIKYEANQKGHPEMVIINEGDNDLKNFYSLIAVNPKHCPKTDIENAEKFIKWATSEEGQKFIGDFKLLDKPLFTPDANTRKN